One Bombus pyrosoma isolate SC7728 linkage group LG9, ASM1482585v1, whole genome shotgun sequence genomic window carries:
- the LOC122570549 gene encoding uncharacterized protein LOC122570549 isoform X1: MYARIYAHIVTTSVFTRVYNASFVVPMVEPRFHPFLFSREPCIRLRSAVAKRVSALRLLYSVSFIRAQTVFLFLFGRRKSYSLPRELLVDVRRLTVRGERALLSNTADLPLRRSPFPPLVLDALYHPSTERTCVVPLPSPCAAFLQRACHPPVFNPFPRSLGDWSGALARSLAPRVCSIALCPLPSTHPPQVCSSLYALERGLNPSLFVASANFAASSAATAAAATTTAATSSSSFSSSSSSVLALALALLLPLPLPLPLPLPLPPPALRRVLFISSLLRMPCALSTERRMPFHFRWASPRRRSGPARNYPLVLRGRNLLVHGFVWLFHDVDSTNADITSFSRRDFCAAFSSSSSSSSSPCSSSSPSSFCNSSSSSFPFYFSPFSSSHSSPSPPLPPPPLLLPSLSSPHPITLSPVSFSFPHPSSFSSISFSFSSSFATCSSFSSLSSTFSSSSPSSVLSSFRSFSIYLSLCFFFSLFLFFLPCHSYSLHRLFSIHSSNFSHFSLFPRFIFHFILFCLHRPPSVYIFTFSTRDRSSTEYRSQSLLKTADQLKIKGLCEVPESRDGPPSVSLSSPPREPGTPRINFTKLKRHHPRYKRPRTTFEPRATDSRHYDRYKEEESNENYDWENKENHIDWQPEDEECTEATAGAVVLETCQRSSNNSTTTGTTNNNNNNNNNNNNNNNASSNGNGNNTSNNNNNGLGHYGHHPDPGEVDLPPETQPTPPSATLVGTTITHLRDPDHHSTEIQNCDSVKIKFETLHTMDSSDTIDIDSHMSDRASVSSKNAADSDNMMMITPELLGLMPSGSSVHSDSGENNSRGHPGQSSSHHHGSKSWTQEDMDAALEALRNHDMSLTKASATFGIPSTTLWQRAHRLGIDTPKKDGPTKSWSDESLNSALEALRTGTISANKASKAFGIPSSTLYKIARREGIRLAAPFNASPTTWSPADLDRALEAIRSGQTSVQRASTEFGIPTGTLYGRCKREGIELSRSNPTPWSEDAMTEALEAVRLGHMSINQAAIHYNLPYSSLYGRFKRGKYEEPAVGEISQDGSSPHFHQSPSQNHSSAVPDQMPYQGS, encoded by the exons ATGTATGCACGCATATATGCACATATAGTCACGACCAGCGTGTTCACGCGAGTATATAACGCTAGCTTTGTCGTACCGATGGTAGAGCCACGATTCCatccttttttattctctcGCGAACCTTGCATCCGTCTCCGTTCTGCCGTGGCCAAACGCGTTTCAGCTCTTCGTCTTCTATATTCCGTCTCGTTCATTCGGGCACAGACTGTATTTCTGTTTTTGTTCGGCCGGAGAAAGTCTTACTCGCTCCCACGGGAACTGCTCGTCGATGTTCGTCGCTTAACCGTCAGAGGCGAGCGCGCGCTTCTCTCAAACACCGCAGACTTGCCTCTCCGCCGATCCCCGTTCCCACCTCTCGTACTCGATGCTCTCTATCACCCTTCCACTGAACGGACTTGTGTCGTCCCGCTCCCCTCACCGTGCGCCGCTTTCCTCCAACGAGCCTGCCACCCGCCGGTTTTCAACCCCTTTCCCCGCTCTCTCGGGGACTGGTCAGGTGCGCtggctcgctcgctcgctccaCGCGTATGCTCAATCGCTCTCTGTCCACTGCCGAGCACGCATCCCCCACAAGTCTGTTCCTCGTTGTACGCGCTCGAGCGCGGCCTGAATCCATCCTTGTTCGTCGCGTCGGCGAATTTCGCGGCGTCctccgccgccaccgccgccgccgccaccaccaccgccgccacctcttcctcctccttctcctcctcttcctcctcggTTCTGGCTCTGGCTCTGGCTCTGCTGCTGCCGTTGCCGCTGCCTCTGCCACTGCCTCTGCCTCTGCCTCCTCCCGCTCTTCGCCGCGTCCTCTTCATCTCCTCGCTCCTCCGAATGCCGTGCGCCCTCAGCACGGAGCGCCGAATGCCATTTCACTTTCGTTGGGCTTCGCCGCGTAGGAGATCGGGCCCTGCCAGGAATTATCCTCTCGTTCTACGTGGTCGTAACCTCCTCGTACACGGTTTCGTCTGGCTTTTTCACGACGTCGACTCTACTAACGCTGATATCACCTCGTTTTCTCGTCGTGACTTCTGCGccgctttttcttcttcttcttcttcctcctcctcccccTGCTCCTCCTCCTCCCCCTCCTCCTTCTGCaactcctcctcctcttcctttcctttttatttttcccctttttcttcttctcattCTTCACCTTCTCCGCCTCTTCCTCCTCcacctcttcttcttccttctctttcatcTCCTCATCCTATTACCCTTTCTCctgtatctttttcttttccacatccttcgtctttctcttctatctctttctccttctcttcttccttcgctACCTGTTCCTCATTCTCTAGCTTATCGTCcactttctcttcctcctctccttcttccgttctttcttctttccgctctttctctatttatctttcgctttgtttcttcttttctctctttctcttctttcttccctgTCATAGTTACTCACTCCATCGTTTATTCTCCATCCATTCGTCCAATTTTTcccatttctctctctttcctcgcttcattttccatttcatcCTGTTTTGTCTTCACCGTCCTCCTTCTGTGTACATCTTTACATTTTCAACGAGGGATCGTTCGTCTACGGAATATCGCAGTCAG TCACTGTTAAAAACAGCCGATCAGCTAAAGATCAAAGGACTGTGCGAGGTACCTGAAAGCAGAGACGGGCCACCATCGGTAAGTCTGAGTTCGCCGCCAAGAGAACCCGGTACTCCTAGAATAAATTTCACCAAGTTGAAGAGACATCATCCAAGGTATAAGAGGCCCAGAACCACGTTCGAACCTCGCGCTACGGATTCGAGGCATTACGATCGGTACAAAGAAGAGGAATCGAACGAAAACTACGATTGGGAGAACAAAGAG AATCACATAGACTGGCAACCCGAAGATGAGGAGTGCACGGAGGCAACCGCGGGAGCAGTAGTCTTGGAAACTTGCCAACGTAGCAGTAACAATAGTACCACTACTGGCACCAccaataataacaataacaacaacaacaacaacaacaataataacaacgCTAGCAGCAACGGCAACGGTAACAATACGagcaacaacaataacaacg GCCTCGGTCATTACGGTCATCATCCGGATCCCGGAGAGGTTGACCTACCTCCAGAAACTCAACCTACACCACCAAGTGCCACATTGGTCGGTACTACGATTACACATTTAAGGGACCCGGATCATCATTCCACAG AGATCCAAAATTGTGACAGTGTGAAGATCAAGTTCGAAACGTTGCACACGATGGATTCGTCGGACacgatcgatatcgatagCCACATGTCGGATCGAGCGAGCGTCAGTTCAAAGAACGCGGCCGATAGCGACAACATGATGATGATCACACCGGAGTTGCTTGGATTAATGCCTTCTGGAAGTTCGGTTCACTCGGATTCCGGTGAAAATAACTCGAGGGGTCATCCCGGACAATCCAGCTCTCATCATCATGGTTCGAAATCGTGGACGCAAGAGGATATGGATGCCGCTTTGGAAGCCTTACGAAATCACGATATGAGCCTTACGAAAGCCTCCG CAACGTTCGGTATACCGTCGACAACTTTATGGCAAAGAGCACATCGACTGGGCATCGATACTCCAAAAAAAGACGGGCCTACTAAGTCGTGGAGTGACGAGAGTTTAAACAGCGCGCTAGAAGCGTTACGGACCGGAACGATATCGGCGAACAAAGCTTCAAAGGCGTTTGGTATACCGTCGAGTACCTTGTACAAAATCGCGAGAAGAGAAGGTATCAGGCTGGCTGCGCCATTCAACGCAAGTCCCACAACCTGGTCGCCCGCCGATCTAGATCGTGCTCTCGAAGCGATACGTTCTGGTCAAACGTCAGTACAGAGAGCTTCCACGGAATTCGGTATACCGACGGGAACATTATATGGTCGATGCAAAAGAGAAGGCATTGAACTCAGTAGGAGTAATCCTACACCGTGGAGCGAAGATGCTATGACCGAAGCTCTCGAAGCTGTCAG GTTAGGCCATATGAGCATCAACCAAGCGGCTATTCACTACAACCTGCCCTACTCTTCCTTATACGGTCGCTTCAAAAGAGGAAAGTACGAAGAACCAGCGGTGGGTGAAATATCGCAAGACGGTAGCAGTCCTCACTTTCATCAAAGCCCGAGTCAAAATCATTC
- the LOC122570549 gene encoding putative uncharacterized protein DDB_G0282129 isoform X4, which yields MSFLRGARCAARYGSTHRAGESSSYAETGSRILILDRATASGNRKMKPYPLKRASLLKTADQLKIKGLCEVPESRDGPPSVSLSSPPREPGTPRINFTKLKRHHPRYKRPRTTFEPRATDSRHYDRYKEEESNENYDWENKENHIDWQPEDEECTEATAGAVVLETCQRSSNNSTTTGTTNNNNNNNNNNNNNNNASSNGNGNNTSNNNNNGDMFCHTGLGHYGHHPDPGEVDLPPETQPTPPSATLVGTTITHLRDPDHHSTEIQNCDSVKIKFETLHTMDSSDTIDIDSHMSDRASVSSKNAADSDNMMMITPELLGLMPSGSSVHSDSGENNSRGHPGQSSSHHHGSKSWTQEDMDAALEALRNHDMSLTKASATFGIPSTTLWQRAHRLGIDTPKKDGPTKSWSDESLNSALEALRTGTISANKASKAFGIPSSTLYKIARREGIRLAAPFNASPTTWSPADLDRALEAIRSGQTSVQRASTEFGIPTGTLYGRCKREGIELSRSNPTPWSEDAMTEALEAVRLGHMSINQAAIHYNLPYSSLYGRFKRGKYEEPAVGEISQDGSSPHFHQSPSQNHSSAVPDQMPYQGS from the exons ATGTCGTTCTTGCGAGGAGCCCGTTGCGCTGCTCGATACGGGTCGACGCACCGTGCCGGTGAATCGTCGTCGTACGCCGAAACTGGATCGCGAATACTGATTTTAGACCGAGCCACCGCAAGCGGCAATCGCAAGATGAAACCGTACCCACTGAAACGAGCC TCACTGTTAAAAACAGCCGATCAGCTAAAGATCAAAGGACTGTGCGAGGTACCTGAAAGCAGAGACGGGCCACCATCGGTAAGTCTGAGTTCGCCGCCAAGAGAACCCGGTACTCCTAGAATAAATTTCACCAAGTTGAAGAGACATCATCCAAGGTATAAGAGGCCCAGAACCACGTTCGAACCTCGCGCTACGGATTCGAGGCATTACGATCGGTACAAAGAAGAGGAATCGAACGAAAACTACGATTGGGAGAACAAAGAG AATCACATAGACTGGCAACCCGAAGATGAGGAGTGCACGGAGGCAACCGCGGGAGCAGTAGTCTTGGAAACTTGCCAACGTAGCAGTAACAATAGTACCACTACTGGCACCAccaataataacaataacaacaacaacaacaacaacaataataacaacgCTAGCAGCAACGGCAACGGTAACAATACGagcaacaacaataacaacg gtgACATGTTTTGTCATACAGGCCTCGGTCATTACGGTCATCATCCGGATCCCGGAGAGGTTGACCTACCTCCAGAAACTCAACCTACACCACCAAGTGCCACATTGGTCGGTACTACGATTACACATTTAAGGGACCCGGATCATCATTCCACAG AGATCCAAAATTGTGACAGTGTGAAGATCAAGTTCGAAACGTTGCACACGATGGATTCGTCGGACacgatcgatatcgatagCCACATGTCGGATCGAGCGAGCGTCAGTTCAAAGAACGCGGCCGATAGCGACAACATGATGATGATCACACCGGAGTTGCTTGGATTAATGCCTTCTGGAAGTTCGGTTCACTCGGATTCCGGTGAAAATAACTCGAGGGGTCATCCCGGACAATCCAGCTCTCATCATCATGGTTCGAAATCGTGGACGCAAGAGGATATGGATGCCGCTTTGGAAGCCTTACGAAATCACGATATGAGCCTTACGAAAGCCTCCG CAACGTTCGGTATACCGTCGACAACTTTATGGCAAAGAGCACATCGACTGGGCATCGATACTCCAAAAAAAGACGGGCCTACTAAGTCGTGGAGTGACGAGAGTTTAAACAGCGCGCTAGAAGCGTTACGGACCGGAACGATATCGGCGAACAAAGCTTCAAAGGCGTTTGGTATACCGTCGAGTACCTTGTACAAAATCGCGAGAAGAGAAGGTATCAGGCTGGCTGCGCCATTCAACGCAAGTCCCACAACCTGGTCGCCCGCCGATCTAGATCGTGCTCTCGAAGCGATACGTTCTGGTCAAACGTCAGTACAGAGAGCTTCCACGGAATTCGGTATACCGACGGGAACATTATATGGTCGATGCAAAAGAGAAGGCATTGAACTCAGTAGGAGTAATCCTACACCGTGGAGCGAAGATGCTATGACCGAAGCTCTCGAAGCTGTCAG GTTAGGCCATATGAGCATCAACCAAGCGGCTATTCACTACAACCTGCCCTACTCTTCCTTATACGGTCGCTTCAAAAGAGGAAAGTACGAAGAACCAGCGGTGGGTGAAATATCGCAAGACGGTAGCAGTCCTCACTTTCATCAAAGCCCGAGTCAAAATCATTC